In the genome of Xanthomonas translucens pv. cerealis, one region contains:
- the cobA gene encoding uroporphyrinogen-III C-methyltransferase: MVLLSAGPGDLELLTLKAVKALAAAQVLLLDDLVNPDIVQFAPQARVIRVGKRGGCRSTPQDFICRLMRRYALQGANVVRAKGGEALLFGRAGEEIAFLRASGVQVRIVNGVSAGFAAAAGLGMSLTHRDHCHGITFVTAHTQDHGEPDWAALCATRTTLAIYMGMGRIAALTAALLRHLPGATPAAVVQSASLPQQAQVLTTLERLAADVEGLGIGAPGVILIGGAVGEAQVQAFSQSHAMQAIA; this comes from the coding sequence GTGGTGTTGCTGTCGGCCGGTCCTGGCGACCTGGAACTGCTGACGCTGAAGGCGGTCAAGGCGCTGGCCGCGGCGCAGGTGCTGTTGCTCGACGATCTGGTCAATCCCGACATCGTGCAGTTCGCGCCGCAGGCGCGGGTGATCCGGGTCGGCAAGCGCGGCGGCTGCCGTTCCACGCCGCAGGATTTCATCTGCCGGCTGATGCGGCGCTATGCGCTGCAGGGCGCCAATGTGGTGCGCGCCAAGGGCGGGGAAGCGCTGTTGTTCGGCCGCGCCGGCGAGGAGATCGCGTTCCTGCGCGCGTCGGGCGTGCAGGTGCGCATCGTCAATGGCGTCAGCGCCGGGTTCGCGGCGGCGGCCGGGCTGGGCATGTCGCTGACCCATCGCGACCATTGCCACGGCATCACCTTCGTCACCGCGCACACCCAGGACCATGGCGAGCCGGACTGGGCAGCGCTGTGCGCCACCCGCACCACGCTGGCGATCTACATGGGCATGGGCCGTATCGCCGCGCTGACGGCTGCCTTGCTGCGGCACCTGCCCGGCGCTACGCCGGCCGCGGTGGTGCAGTCGGCGAGCCTGCCGCAGCAGGCGCAGGTGCTGACCACGCTCGAGCGCCTGGCGGCCGATGTGGAAGGCCTGGGCATCGGCGCGCCCGGGGTGATCCTGATCGGCGGCGCGGTCGGCGAGGCGCAGGTGCAGGCGTTCTCGCAGTCGCATGCAATGCAGGCGATAGCGTGA